A genome region from Chryseobacterium sp. G0186 includes the following:
- a CDS encoding M12 family metallopeptidase, protein MNKQLNDLFSLKMLTKRNIFMSFIIAATLSSCNKNNEEMTTEAQAAANKIENLKKGQLGGQDITYERKDGMNFFEGDIILSDKQLTDDGSANRGGASFSRWPGGKIYYTVASNMGSINANKITTAVNEYNTKTNTQWIPRTNQTNYVEFIFGSSSGSDGWAHIGYQGGKQSISLDQYISVGSVIHEMGHTVGLYHEHSRKDRDQYLSIQWGNIQDGQAYNFNIYSSGTDIGPFNINSVMMYWPNSYSKNGLPTIKRANNTTFTYNRTGFTTGDINTINTMYP, encoded by the coding sequence ATGAATAAACAACTTAATGATTTATTTTCTCTAAAGATGTTGACAAAAAGAAACATCTTCATGAGTTTTATTATTGCTGCTACTTTATCCTCTTGTAATAAGAATAACGAAGAGATGACAACGGAAGCCCAGGCAGCAGCTAACAAAATTGAAAATCTTAAAAAGGGGCAATTGGGAGGTCAGGATATTACCTATGAAAGAAAAGACGGAATGAATTTTTTTGAGGGTGATATTATACTTTCCGACAAACAATTAACCGATGACGGCTCAGCCAATAGAGGTGGCGCAAGCTTTTCAAGATGGCCCGGAGGCAAAATCTATTATACGGTTGCCAGCAATATGGGCTCCATCAATGCCAATAAAATCACTACCGCTGTTAACGAGTACAATACGAAAACCAATACGCAATGGATTCCCCGTACCAATCAGACCAATTATGTAGAATTTATTTTCGGAAGTTCATCCGGATCAGATGGATGGGCTCATATCGGGTACCAAGGCGGTAAGCAAAGTATTTCTTTGGATCAGTATATTTCTGTAGGATCAGTTATTCATGAGATGGGTCATACCGTTGGGCTTTATCACGAACATTCCCGTAAAGACAGAGACCAATATCTTAGTATCCAATGGGGTAATATTCAGGATGGGCAGGCTTATAACTTCAATATCTACAGCTCAGGAACAGATATTGGTCCTTTCAATATTAATTCAGTGATGATGTACTGGCCGAATTCTTATTCTAAAAATGGATTACCTACCATTAAAAGAGCCAATAACACAACCTTTACCTACAATAGAACCGGCTTTACAACCGGAGATATCAATACCATCAATACGATGTATCCATAA
- a CDS encoding helix-turn-helix domain-containing protein, whose translation MNNHFFDLIEYTNRSVFLTGKAGTGKTTFLNDFVRRTKKKHIVIAPTGIAAINAGGVTIHSMFGLPLRTFLPTTERIDTSLANNIADLMPHFKYRKDKLKLLREVEIIIIDEVSMLRADVLDMMDFSLRFIRRNNQRFGGVQMLFIGDLFQLPPVVRDEHILKMYYNSPFFFDSHAIKDISIVTIELTKVYRQSDEEFLEILNAIRDGDVANIDFDHLNKRYDPDFDMGKESYVYLCSHNKMADEINQEKLTEIKVDPQTYEAKLVGDFKENQFPNEQFLELKIGAQIMFIRNDISGEKKYFNGKLGEIIGLDENEIRVVLDGSEREITVKRETWEQKKYFLDTDKTIKEEVLGSFEQFPIKLAWAVTIHKSQGLTFDKVIIDAGKSFTAGQVYVALSRCRTLEGIVLKSKITPEVIFKDNRILNFHTDTVANDHVESILNQEKYDYSIRKVLRTVDCQWFLKEVEEWNNLSIVTKNIDHAKTNQLYLQLKHEAVSLGKIFEKLERVIFQKVNNFIEQKEDWSEIESKSKGAVNFFFTETRNKIFDPLKEFYAEIKGAKGLKQYNEEFKSWLEDIEEYLNSLKEIHLLETKLLDEKNDKEVSLKIAKVPSQVLTFQLFEQGKTIGEIALERGLVKETVIGHLAKFAEQGLLDISRVIVSDKIKAFETEFYKNPHETLTEWKNALPNDFEFNEIRILINHYNYKKEQNS comes from the coding sequence ATGAACAATCATTTTTTTGACTTAATAGAGTACACAAACAGAAGTGTTTTCCTTACCGGGAAGGCAGGAACAGGTAAAACTACATTTCTTAATGATTTTGTAAGAAGAACCAAAAAGAAGCATATTGTAATTGCTCCTACGGGAATTGCAGCCATTAATGCAGGTGGAGTTACCATTCATTCCATGTTCGGATTGCCACTGAGAACCTTTCTGCCTACCACGGAAAGGATAGATACCAGTTTGGCTAATAATATTGCCGATCTGATGCCTCATTTCAAATATCGAAAAGATAAACTTAAGCTTTTAAGAGAAGTTGAGATCATCATTATTGATGAGGTTTCCATGTTGAGAGCGGATGTTCTGGACATGATGGATTTTTCTTTACGATTTATCAGAAGAAACAATCAAAGATTTGGTGGGGTTCAGATGTTGTTCATCGGGGATTTATTTCAGCTTCCACCCGTGGTGAGGGATGAGCATATTCTGAAGATGTATTACAACTCACCGTTCTTTTTTGACAGTCATGCCATCAAGGATATTTCAATTGTTACCATTGAATTGACAAAGGTGTACAGACAGTCTGATGAGGAATTTTTAGAAATACTGAATGCCATTCGTGACGGTGATGTAGCCAATATAGATTTTGATCATCTCAATAAAAGATATGATCCTGATTTTGATATGGGAAAAGAATCCTATGTTTACCTGTGTTCTCACAATAAAATGGCGGATGAAATCAATCAGGAAAAATTAACGGAAATAAAAGTTGATCCCCAAACCTATGAAGCAAAGCTGGTAGGTGATTTTAAGGAAAATCAATTTCCCAATGAGCAGTTTTTAGAATTAAAAATTGGTGCCCAGATTATGTTCATAAGGAATGATATCTCCGGAGAAAAAAAATATTTCAACGGAAAATTGGGTGAAATTATCGGTCTGGATGAAAATGAGATCCGTGTAGTTCTGGACGGAAGCGAAAGAGAGATTACCGTAAAAAGAGAAACCTGGGAGCAGAAAAAATATTTTCTGGATACTGATAAAACCATCAAGGAAGAAGTATTGGGAAGCTTTGAGCAGTTTCCTATAAAATTAGCATGGGCAGTTACCATCCATAAAAGTCAGGGATTAACCTTTGATAAAGTGATTATTGATGCAGGAAAAAGCTTTACAGCCGGTCAGGTATATGTAGCTCTATCCCGTTGCCGAACATTGGAGGGAATTGTTTTAAAATCAAAAATTACACCTGAGGTTATATTCAAAGATAACAGGATTTTGAATTTCCATACAGATACAGTAGCAAATGACCATGTTGAATCTATTCTGAATCAGGAAAAATATGATTACAGCATCAGAAAAGTACTGCGTACCGTAGATTGTCAATGGTTTTTAAAAGAAGTAGAGGAGTGGAATAATCTTTCCATTGTCACTAAAAATATTGATCACGCTAAAACCAATCAGCTTTATCTTCAGCTGAAGCACGAGGCAGTGAGTCTTGGGAAAATTTTTGAAAAACTGGAACGTGTGATCTTTCAAAAGGTTAATAACTTCATAGAACAAAAAGAAGATTGGTCCGAGATTGAAAGTAAGTCCAAAGGTGCTGTTAATTTCTTTTTTACTGAAACAAGAAATAAGATCTTTGATCCGTTGAAAGAGTTTTATGCCGAAATTAAGGGGGCAAAAGGCTTAAAACAGTACAATGAAGAATTCAAAAGCTGGCTGGAAGATATCGAAGAATATTTAAATAGTCTAAAGGAAATTCATCTTCTTGAAACCAAGCTGCTGGATGAAAAAAATGATAAAGAAGTTAGCCTGAAGATTGCTAAGGTACCCTCACAGGTTTTAACATTCCAATTATTTGAACAGGGAAAAACCATTGGAGAAATTGCACTGGAAAGAGGATTGGTAAAAGAAACAGTAATCGGGCATTTAGCCAAATTTGCTGAGCAGGGATTACTGGATATTTCAAGAGTGATTGTTTCGGATAAAATCAAGGCCTTTGAAACAGAGTTCTATAAAAATCCACATGAAACCTTAACGGAGTGGAAGAATGCATTGCCCAATGATTTTGAGTTTAATGAAATCAGAATTTTAATCAATCATTACAATTATAAAAAGGAACAGAATTCATAA
- a CDS encoding NADPH-dependent FMN reductase, with translation MTSRKKILVIIGSATKSSSNQKLMEQVLEKNTNIDFEMYDDLSVLPHFDTSFTDVDIPEEVVKIRKAIHNASGILFSTPEYIFSIPSRVKNLLEWCVSTDVFSEKPVAIITGSAHGEKGHEELLLILETLGAKTDDKHQLLIKGIKGRFTNDGRIESNIFAEVSKLVTDFEESVS, from the coding sequence ATGACCTCCCGAAAGAAAATCCTGGTGATTATAGGAAGTGCTACAAAGAGTTCCAGTAATCAGAAACTCATGGAACAGGTATTGGAAAAAAACACCAATATTGATTTCGAGATGTATGATGATCTTTCTGTTCTTCCTCATTTTGACACCTCATTCACTGATGTTGATATTCCTGAAGAAGTCGTAAAAATCAGAAAGGCTATTCATAATGCATCAGGAATCCTATTTTCTACTCCGGAATATATTTTCAGTATTCCAAGCAGGGTAAAGAACTTATTGGAATGGTGTGTTTCTACCGATGTATTTTCTGAAAAGCCTGTAGCTATTATCACAGGTTCTGCCCATGGAGAAAAAGGTCATGAGGAATTATTATTGATTTTAGAAACCCTTGGTGCGAAAACAGATGATAAACATCAGCTACTAATCAAAGGGATAAAAGGCAGGTTTACTAATGATGGCAGGATTGAAAGTAATATCTTTGCTGAAGTATCAAAATTAGTAACAGATTTCGAGGAATCTGTTTCATAA
- a CDS encoding LLM class flavin-dependent oxidoreductase, with amino-acid sequence MKNFEISVLDLAPVKQGKSIHDTFQDSLSLANYTENLDYKRFWLAEHHNMESIASSATSVLIGFIANGTKKIRVGSGGIMLPNHSSLIIAEQFGTLESLFPGRIDLGLGRAPGTDGLTAQALGRNPATINEQFPRQILELQRYFSKENANAMVRAIPGEGLDVPLYILGSSTDSAWLAAELGLPYAFAGHFAPEQMEMAFKIYREHFEPSKYLAQPYIIACVNGVAAETSEEAHKISTTLFQAFINIVRNDRKPFAPPVDDMDEIWSAMEKSMVLQKLRYTFIGDQTEIQEKLRDFQEKFNVDELMINSHIYDHQKRLRSYEIFRDAVNSLSKA; translated from the coding sequence ATGAAAAATTTTGAAATTTCTGTTTTAGATCTTGCTCCCGTAAAGCAAGGAAAAAGCATTCATGATACCTTTCAGGATAGCCTGTCCTTGGCCAATTATACTGAAAATTTAGACTATAAAAGATTCTGGCTGGCAGAACATCACAATATGGAAAGCATTGCCAGCTCTGCAACTTCTGTTTTAATTGGTTTTATAGCCAATGGAACAAAAAAAATAAGAGTAGGTTCAGGAGGAATTATGCTTCCGAATCACAGTTCTCTGATTATTGCAGAACAATTCGGTACCTTGGAGTCCCTTTTTCCAGGAAGAATTGACCTTGGATTGGGTAGAGCCCCCGGAACTGATGGCTTGACGGCTCAGGCGCTAGGAAGAAACCCCGCTACTATCAACGAACAGTTTCCAAGACAGATTCTCGAACTTCAACGTTATTTTTCCAAGGAAAATGCGAATGCAATGGTACGTGCCATTCCTGGTGAAGGGTTGGATGTTCCGCTTTATATTTTAGGATCCAGTACGGATAGTGCATGGTTGGCGGCTGAATTGGGTTTACCATATGCTTTTGCAGGGCATTTTGCTCCGGAGCAGATGGAAATGGCATTTAAAATTTACAGAGAACATTTTGAACCTTCAAAATATTTGGCTCAACCTTATATCATTGCCTGTGTAAACGGAGTTGCTGCTGAAACGTCTGAAGAAGCCCATAAAATCTCCACCACCTTATTTCAAGCATTCATCAATATTGTGAGAAATGACAGAAAACCTTTCGCTCCACCAGTAGATGATATGGATGAAATCTGGTCGGCAATGGAAAAATCAATGGTTTTACAAAAATTGAGATATACTTTTATTGGAGACCAGACTGAAATTCAGGAAAAACTTAGAGATTTCCAGGAAAAATTTAATGTGGATGAGTTGATGATCAATTCTCATATCTATGACCATCAGAAAAGATTAAGATCCTACGAGATTTTCAGAGATGCTGTGAACTCTTTATCCAAAGCGTAA
- the hemH gene encoding ferrochelatase — translation MNKKGILLVNLGSPRSTEVNDVKEYLDEFLMDERVIDYRWIFRALLVQGVILKTRPAKSAEAYKTVWTDKGSPLIVITENIQKKLQKVVDVPVEIGMRYAEPSIETGIQKLVDQGVSEIVLFPLYPQYAMSTTETVIEKAEEVRKKKFPKVKINYIQPFYNRDIYINCLAESIKEKLPENFDALQFSYHGVPERHLYKTDPSNTCKIDDANCINSQVDTHNAYCYRHQCYKTTEAVITKMGLPKEKTIVSFQSRLGKDKWIEPYTDETLETIPKKGVKNLAIVCPAFVSDCLETLEEISVEGKEQFMHGGGETFNYIPCLNDEDRWIEVVKTLCEEKLNDFYLV, via the coding sequence TTGAATAAAAAAGGAATCTTACTGGTAAATCTAGGATCACCAAGGTCTACTGAGGTAAACGATGTAAAGGAATATCTTGACGAATTTTTAATGGATGAGAGAGTAATTGATTATCGTTGGATTTTCCGTGCTCTTCTTGTTCAGGGTGTTATCTTGAAAACCAGACCTGCCAAGTCTGCTGAAGCCTATAAAACGGTTTGGACAGATAAGGGCTCACCATTGATCGTGATTACTGAAAATATTCAGAAAAAGCTTCAGAAAGTGGTAGATGTTCCTGTAGAAATCGGAATGAGATATGCGGAACCAAGCATTGAAACCGGAATTCAAAAACTGGTGGATCAGGGTGTTTCTGAGATTGTTTTGTTTCCTTTGTATCCTCAATATGCCATGAGTACTACGGAAACTGTTATTGAAAAAGCAGAGGAAGTAAGAAAGAAGAAGTTTCCTAAGGTAAAGATCAATTATATTCAACCTTTCTACAACAGAGATATTTATATCAACTGCCTTGCAGAAAGTATCAAGGAAAAGCTTCCTGAAAATTTTGATGCATTACAGTTTTCTTATCATGGGGTTCCGGAAAGACATCTTTATAAAACAGATCCGTCCAATACCTGTAAAATTGATGATGCCAATTGTATCAACAGTCAGGTAGATACCCACAATGCGTATTGCTACAGACATCAATGTTATAAGACTACAGAAGCAGTTATTACCAAAATGGGGCTTCCAAAGGAAAAAACGATCGTTTCCTTCCAGTCAAGATTAGGAAAAGATAAATGGATTGAGCCTTACACAGATGAAACGCTGGAAACTATTCCTAAAAAAGGAGTAAAAAACCTGGCAATTGTTTGTCCTGCTTTTGTTTCAGACTGTTTAGAGACCCTAGAGGAAATTTCTGTGGAGGGAAAAGAACAGTTCATGCATGGTGGAGGTGAAACCTTCAATTATATCCCCTGCCTGAATGACGAAGACCGATGGATAGAAGTTGTAAAAACTCTTTGTGAAGAAAAACTGAATGATTTTTATTTGGTATAA
- the fmt gene encoding methionyl-tRNA formyltransferase codes for MKSLKVVFLGTPEFAKTSLEAIHQSHHNVVGVVTVADKASGRGQKINQSPVKVYAAENNLPVFQPEKLRNPEFLEELRKLDADVFVVVAFRMMPKVLFEMPKMGTFNLHASLLPDYRGAAPINYAVINGEEKTGATTFFINEKIDEGNILLQEELEIMPDENAGSLHDRLMEMGSKLVVKTLDGLAEGAIEERPQPQVEHPKNAYKIFKEDTKINWDAPSKTVHQFILGMSPYPAAFTTLKIAEEEKGLKIFGGKFEISNHGKYSATLEISKNEFKIYTEDGIYYPQELQLEGKKRMNVKDFLNGFRNFDEITLQD; via the coding sequence ATGAAATCATTGAAAGTTGTTTTTTTAGGAACTCCTGAGTTTGCAAAAACTTCATTGGAGGCTATTCATCAATCCCATCATAACGTGGTAGGCGTTGTAACTGTTGCTGATAAGGCAAGTGGCCGTGGACAGAAAATTAATCAATCCCCGGTAAAAGTATATGCTGCAGAAAATAACCTCCCGGTTTTTCAACCTGAGAAATTAAGAAACCCTGAATTCTTGGAAGAACTAAGAAAGCTGGATGCTGATGTTTTTGTAGTGGTAGCTTTCAGAATGATGCCTAAAGTTCTTTTTGAAATGCCTAAAATGGGAACATTCAATCTTCATGCTTCTTTATTACCAGATTACAGAGGAGCTGCTCCTATCAATTATGCGGTGATTAATGGTGAAGAAAAAACAGGAGCCACAACGTTCTTTATTAATGAAAAAATTGATGAAGGAAATATTCTTCTTCAGGAAGAACTGGAGATTATGCCTGATGAAAATGCAGGATCTCTTCACGACAGGTTGATGGAAATGGGTTCAAAATTAGTGGTAAAAACGTTGGATGGATTAGCCGAAGGCGCTATTGAAGAAAGACCTCAGCCACAGGTAGAACATCCCAAAAATGCCTATAAAATATTTAAGGAAGATACCAAAATCAATTGGGATGCTCCGTCAAAGACAGTTCATCAGTTTATCCTTGGAATGTCCCCATATCCTGCAGCTTTCACCACCTTAAAAATTGCAGAGGAAGAAAAAGGATTAAAAATATTCGGGGGTAAATTTGAAATTTCAAACCATGGGAAATATTCAGCGACTTTAGAGATTTCAAAGAACGAATTTAAAATCTATACAGAAGACGGTATTTATTATCCACAGGAGCTTCAATTAGAAGGCAAAAAAAGAATGAATGTGAAAGATTTTCTGAATGGTTTCAGAAACTTTGACGAAATCACTCTTCAAGATTAA
- a CDS encoding NifU family protein: protein MRTVLIEPTENPKVMKFVADYNLIPGSLELDRNSDISEIPLAQELFNYPFVERIFITANFVAVAKQDTIEWEHVVESLKNVIEDELLANPRIYLQKKKEMYQIYSEMTPNPNVMKFVSSKLLMDGFIEVKSRDAATEVPLAEAIFKEFGFATEVFISDNFVAVTRDNSVEWHEVMMTVRALIAEYLQNGGEISKMEPQKHENPVEKIINRDYTDDEQKISDILNEYVAPAVENDGGKISLMEYDEASKTAKMLLQGACSGCPSSTATLKNGIENILKQFVPDLVERVEAVNG from the coding sequence ATGCGTACCGTACTTATAGAACCAACCGAAAACCCAAAAGTGATGAAATTTGTAGCAGATTACAACTTGATTCCGGGGTCATTAGAGTTGGACAGAAATTCAGATATTTCAGAAATTCCTTTGGCACAGGAGCTTTTCAATTATCCGTTTGTGGAAAGAATTTTCATTACCGCTAATTTTGTAGCAGTGGCAAAACAGGATACTATTGAATGGGAACATGTGGTTGAAAGTCTGAAAAATGTGATTGAGGATGAATTATTGGCTAATCCAAGAATTTATCTTCAGAAGAAAAAAGAAATGTATCAGATCTATTCTGAAATGACTCCTAACCCCAATGTAATGAAGTTTGTTTCAAGCAAGCTTCTTATGGATGGTTTTATCGAAGTAAAATCAAGAGATGCAGCCACTGAAGTTCCTTTGGCAGAAGCTATCTTTAAGGAATTTGGTTTTGCAACGGAGGTTTTCATTTCCGATAACTTTGTAGCGGTTACCAGAGATAATTCTGTGGAATGGCATGAGGTAATGATGACTGTACGTGCTCTTATTGCTGAATATCTTCAAAATGGAGGTGAAATTTCAAAAATGGAACCTCAGAAACATGAAAATCCTGTTGAAAAGATCATCAACAGAGATTACACGGATGATGAGCAGAAGATTTCGGATATCTTAAATGAATATGTGGCACCTGCAGTAGAAAATGACGGTGGAAAAATTTCTTTAATGGAATATGATGAAGCCAGCAAGACTGCAAAAATGCTTTTACAGGGAGCTTGTTCAGGGTGTCCAAGTTCTACGGCTACCTTAAAGAACGGTATTGAAAATATTTTAAAGCAATTCGTTCCTGATTTGGTAGAAAGAGTAGAAGCGGTAAACGGATAA
- the ribB gene encoding 3,4-dihydroxy-2-butanone-4-phosphate synthase — protein sequence MSDIKLNTIPEAIEDLKNGKIIIVVDDEDRENEGDFLCAAELTTPEIINFMALYGRGLICMPLPEKRCDELGLEVMVSRSSDPKETAFTVSVDLLGNGTSTGISAGDRAKTILALMDEKSKPTDFMRPGHIFPLRARKGGVLKRAGHTEAAIDLTHLAGLKEGGVICEIMNEDGTMSRLPELHAFAQKHDMKIVSIEDLIHYQLKKGNLVERLEEKKVKTHYGDFDFYAFRETSNDQIHFALTKGAWTVDEPVLVRVQSSDSYFDVLTRLNNGEKPLLEKVTNMVNEAGKGAIIFINNVSNSENTLRKLQQFLNYQDGQEQHPTLAYNYRDYGIGTQILKNLGINKFKVITQNPNIKPQVGGYDVEVTELVQL from the coding sequence ATGTCTGATATTAAATTAAATACTATTCCAGAGGCTATTGAAGACCTTAAAAATGGTAAAATAATCATAGTAGTAGATGATGAAGACAGAGAAAATGAAGGAGATTTTCTTTGTGCTGCAGAATTGACAACACCGGAAATTATCAACTTCATGGCGCTTTACGGAAGAGGGTTAATTTGTATGCCACTTCCTGAAAAAAGATGTGATGAGCTTGGACTAGAGGTAATGGTAAGCAGAAGCAGCGACCCTAAAGAAACTGCATTTACTGTATCTGTTGACCTTTTAGGAAACGGAACTTCTACAGGAATTTCAGCAGGAGACAGAGCGAAAACTATTTTAGCTTTGATGGACGAGAAATCTAAGCCTACAGACTTCATGAGACCAGGACATATTTTCCCGCTTCGTGCAAGAAAAGGAGGAGTATTGAAAAGAGCAGGACATACAGAAGCTGCTATTGATCTTACACATTTAGCAGGTTTAAAAGAAGGAGGAGTGATCTGTGAGATCATGAACGAAGATGGAACAATGTCACGTTTACCAGAACTTCACGCTTTTGCTCAAAAACACGATATGAAGATTGTTTCTATTGAAGATTTAATCCACTATCAGCTTAAAAAAGGAAACCTTGTTGAAAGACTTGAAGAGAAAAAAGTAAAAACCCACTACGGAGATTTTGATTTTTATGCTTTCAGAGAGACTTCTAACGACCAAATCCACTTTGCATTGACAAAAGGAGCCTGGACGGTAGATGAGCCTGTTTTAGTAAGAGTTCAGTCTTCAGATTCTTATTTTGATGTATTGACAAGATTGAATAATGGTGAAAAACCTTTATTGGAAAAAGTAACCAATATGGTGAATGAGGCAGGAAAAGGAGCCATCATTTTCATCAATAACGTATCAAATTCTGAAAATACATTAAGAAAACTTCAGCAGTTCCTGAACTATCAGGACGGGCAGGAGCAACATCCTACTTTAGCGTACAACTATAGAGATTATGGTATAGGAACGCAGATCTTAAAGAATTTAGGAATCAATAAGTTTAAGGTAATCACTCAAAATCCTAATATCAAACCTCAGGTTGGAGGATATGATGTAGAGGTAACAGAGTTGGTACAATTATAA
- a CDS encoding gamma carbonic anhydrase family protein has protein sequence MALIKELLGKSPQIGENTFLAETATIIGDVTMGKDCSVWYNAVIRGDVHYIKMGDKVNVQDNAMLHCTYQKHPLNIGNNVSIGHNAIVHGCTIKDNVLIGMGAIVMDDCLVEENSIVGAGSVVTQGTHIKSGEVWGGVPAKKIKDINAQLLEGEVNRIADNYVKYSSWYKENVKDYEL, from the coding sequence ATGGCACTTATAAAAGAACTTTTAGGAAAAAGCCCACAGATCGGAGAGAATACCTTTTTAGCAGAAACAGCTACCATTATTGGAGATGTTACCATGGGAAAAGATTGCAGCGTTTGGTATAATGCTGTGATCAGAGGTGATGTTCACTATATTAAAATGGGAGATAAGGTGAATGTTCAGGATAACGCAATGCTGCACTGTACCTATCAGAAACATCCCCTGAATATTGGAAATAATGTTTCAATCGGGCACAATGCAATTGTTCACGGATGTACCATAAAGGATAACGTACTGATCGGAATGGGAGCTATTGTGATGGATGATTGTCTGGTGGAAGAAAATTCAATTGTAGGAGCAGGTTCAGTGGTAACACAGGGAACGCACATTAAGTCCGGAGAAGTTTGGGGTGGTGTTCCGGCTAAAAAAATCAAGGATATTAATGCCCAGTTATTAGAGGGTGAAGTAAACAGAATTGCAGATAATTATGTGAAATACTCTTCCTGGTATAAAGAGAATGTAAAGGATTACGAGTTATAA
- a CDS encoding cyclic nucleotide-binding domain-containing protein — protein MTEALKTHIREYIDISDEKLEKYCNAFTLQKMRKKDFLLKEGGICKFEGFVVSGCFKVFHTDQNTSEQILYFGVENWWISDIDSFINGIPSKLNIQALEDSEILLIAKKIKKNYTLRCLK, from the coding sequence ATGACAGAGGCTTTAAAAACACACATCAGAGAGTATATTGATATTTCAGACGAAAAGCTGGAAAAATATTGTAATGCTTTCACCCTTCAAAAAATGAGGAAGAAAGATTTTCTTTTAAAGGAGGGAGGGATCTGTAAATTTGAGGGATTCGTAGTGAGTGGCTGCTTTAAGGTTTTCCATACTGACCAAAATACCTCTGAACAAATATTATATTTTGGGGTTGAAAACTGGTGGATTTCTGATATTGACAGCTTTATTAATGGCATTCCATCAAAGTTGAATATTCAGGCTCTTGAGGACAGTGAAATTCTTCTGATTGCTAAGAAGATAAAGAAAAACTATACGTTGAGATGCCTGAAATAG